CCCAGATCCAGCCCACGGTGAACAGGATCGTGGCGATCACCGCGAAGACCAGACCGTAGAGGTCGTTCTTCTCCAGCGCGTGGTCATGCTCTTCGTGGTGCGACTTGTGCCAGCCCCAGCCCAAGGGGCCGTGCATGATCCAGCGATGGACGGAATAGGCGGTCAGCTCCATCACCAGGACGGTCGCCACGACGATCAGGAAGTTGGTCATGGGCGGGGGCCTTTCATGTCTGTGACGGTCTTGCGGGTGCTTGGCAGGCGCCACCACGGCACCGTGGGATGCAGGTGATGCTCGTGGTGATAGCCGCCGAAATGGAAGCAGGTCAGCAGCGACAGCGGATCGCTGATGCGCGAGGACCGGGCGTTGTGGCGGTCGGGGAAGTGATCGTGCCCCGGACGGTGCGGCAGCCAGGTGCCGAAGACGAAGAGCTGCATGGACGCCAGGATCGAGGGCAGGGGCCAGAACACCACATACATCCAGCGGTCCCCCAGGATCAGCGCATAGGTGGTGACGATGACGGGCAGGATCAGCCCCTCGCGCCAGCCGAAATAGGTGCCGATGAAGCGGGCATACCAGCGGACCGGTCCACCATGGTCGAAATCGGGATCGTCGTCGGTCCCGGCATGGCGGTGATGCGCCATGTGCTTGACGATCATCTTGCGCCACGAGAACCCGGCATAGAGCCACAGCACCAGCGACCCGATCGCCGCATTGGCGCTCGGGCGCCCCGGCACGACGGCGCCGTGCATGGCATCATGGGCGATGATGAACAGCCCCACCGACAGCCAAGTCAGCGCCAGAAAGTTCAGCGCCGCGATCACCGGATGGGCGGCGGCGTCCAGGAACCACAGCGCATGGACATGCAGCGCCAGCCAGGCCAGCACGATGCCGCCCGCCAAGGCCAGGTTGGTGGCGGTCAGAGTGTCGGGCCGGTGATGTGTCTGGTCGGTCATCTTGCCTCTTTCGGCGTTGGCGTCAGGCTACGCCTCTCCGTCGTCCTTTTCCATCCCCGCCGCTTGCGACCATTGGCCGCCCGGCTGCATCTGCAAAAGGGGCGCCTGTCGCAGCGCGGCCAGATCGCCCGATCCGGTGCAGAACATCGCAATGCGCAGCTGGGTGATCACGTCCTGCAGGTGATCGACCAGCGCCTCGGTGCTGTCCCGGGCGGCGGGGAGGGCGCGCGCCGCCTGTCCCGCCAGATCGGCGCCAAGCCGGATGGCGCGCGCCACGTCCAGCCCGTGCCGCACCCCACCCGAGCCGATCAGCACCCCGCCCGGCCGCATCAGCGGCGCCACCCCCCGCAGCGCCGTCGCCGTGGGGATCCCCCAGTCATGGAAGGGCGCGGCTAGCGCCTGCAGCCGCTCCGGGCCCCGCTCGGCCTCGACCCGCGCCCAGCTGGTCCCGCCCGCGCCCGCGACATCCAGGATGGTGACGCCGGCCTCGATCAGCCGCCGGGCGAGAGGGGCAGAGAGGCCCGCGCCGACCTCCTTGACGCCCAGGGGGACGGGCAGGGCCGCCGCCAGCGCCGTGATGCGCGCCAGAAGGCCCGAGAAGTCGCGGTCGCCGCCCTCCTGGATCGCCTCCTGCAGCGGGTTCAGGTGCAGGATCAGCGCGTCGGCGCCGATCATGTCCACCGCCCGCTGCGCCTCGTCCAGCCCGAAGCCATAGTTCAGCTGCACCGCGCCGATATTGCCCAGGATCGGGATCTTCGGCGCGATCGCCCGCAGGCTGGCCCCCAGGCCCCCCGCGCCGCCCGCTTCGACCGCGATGCGCTGCGAGCCGACCGAGAGGGCCAGCCCCAGCTGCGCGCAGGCCTCGGCGATGTGGCGGTTGATGCGCTCGGCCTCGTCCGGCCCCCCGGTCATGGCCGAGACCAGCAGCGGCGCGGCCATGTCCCGTCCCAGAAAGCGCGTGCCGCAGTCGATGGCCGCCATGTCCAGCTCGGGCAGCGCTCGATGCTGGAAGCGGACCCGGTCGAAGCCGCTGTCCAGCCCCTGCTGTTCGCCGCGTCCCTCGGCCACGATGCGCAGATGGTCCGACTTGCGGCGCGAGATCTCGGTCATGAGGGGCCATCCGTGCGTGAGCCTGGGTTTGCCCCGACCCTGTCCCGGTTCCGCCCCGGATGCCAGAGGGACGAACTGCCACAGGCGGTTTTCGACGCGGGGACGGGGCCAAGCCTCTGGCCGCCGGTCACAAAAGGCCCCGCCGCCGGGGTGGGTGGAGGCCGGGAAGGTCGCCCCGAAGTCCTCGGAAAAACCCCTTGCCCCCCTTCCGCGATGTCCATATAGGGGTCGGCGGAGATGTGGCCGAGTGGTCGAAGGCACGCCCCTGCTAAGGGCGCAGGCCCGAAAGGGTCTCGAGGGTTCGAATCCCTTCGTCTCCGCCATTTTACTACAGCCAGTTTTTGTTATTTTATTGTATTTGCTGAGTTTATTAGGCGATGTGGGCGTCGTTGTCGAAATCTGCTATACAATTTGCCATACAATCAGTGTTACATGCGCCTTGTAACTCAAGGGCAGACCATAGTGATTGCAACTCGCACCGGTTCGAAAAAAGGCGTTCTCCATCTGACGCGAAGGGTCCCTAAGCGTTACGCTTCGGTGGAGCCGCGCAAGTTGGTGTCGTTCAGTCTGCACACGGATTCGATGTCGGCTGCCGTGGTCAAAGCCGCTGCTGTCTGGGACCAATTCATCGCCGGCTTGGAAGCGAAACTTGCAGGTGACACGACTGATGCCGAGCAGCGTTTTGCGGCCGCCCGTGATCTCGCTGAGGCCAAAGGTTTCCGTTTCTTGCGATCTGACAAGGTCGCGCAACTCCCATTGGAGCAATTGCGCGACCGCTTCGCCGCCATTTCCGGGTTCGATGAACACTCCGAGAAACTCGACAAGCGCGAGGCGGCGGCCCTGCTCGGCGGCGTCGCCGAACCGCCCCTGACGATCACTCGGTGCCTGGAGCTTTATTGGACGCTTTCAAAAGACAAGAGATTGGGCAAGGCGCCCGATCAGGTTCGCAGGTGGGAGAACCCACGGAAGAAGGCTATCGGAAACCTCATCCAGGTGATCGGCGACAAGGCCATCCAAGAGATTACCGGCGATGACATGCTCGACTTTCGCAACTGGTGGCTGGAGAGGATTGAGGAGGAAGATCTTGCAGCCGCCAGTGCGAACAAGGACCTGATCCACCTTGGCGACGTCTTGAAGACTGTGAACAAGATGAAGCGCCTCGGCCTCGTGTTGCCTCTCACCGATCTCAAGCTGAAGGAAAGCGAAGCCAAGCGGCGGCCTCCTTTCTCACGCACGTGGATTACCGATAAGCTACTGGCCCCCGGAGCGCTGAACGGACTGAACGCCGAAGCGCGGGCAATCCTTCTCGCCATGATCAACACCGGCTGCCGGCCATCGGAACTGGCGGCGCTTACTGAAAACACCATCCACCTTGAGCACAACGTGCCCCATATCTCGATCGAGGCAGAGCTGCGTCAGGTCAAGACAAGCTATGCCCAGCGCAAGGTGCCGCTGCTTGGCGTGTCGCTGGAGGCGATGCGAGCCTTTCCCAGTGGCTTTCCGAGGTATCGGGACAGCAGCGCCAGCCTGTCAGCCACGGTCAACAAGTTCCTGCGGGAGAACGGGCTGATGGAGAGCCCGGGGCATGTGCTGTATTCGCTGCGCCATGCTTTCGAAGATCGCATGCTGGCGGCTGGTATCGATGACCGGATCAGACGGGATCTGTTCGGGCACCGTCTGACGCGGGAGCGGTATGGGGACGGGGCAAGCCTCGCGCAGAAACAGGAAATGCTTCAGGCCGCTGCCTTGTGAGAGGCCAAGATGGCTCGAGCGCGCTCGAGGGTGGTTTTCTTGTCATCCATTCGCGCGAGTTCTTTTTCGATCCGCTCGAAGATAGGCAAGTAGATAGGGTCATCCACCACGAGGGCCGCCGCCACGCGATGCATCTTTTGAAGCGTTTCAAAGGTGACGGGCAGGGTCATGGTGGGCTCGGACGTTTGCTGTTACTATCTGGTTATAGTCGCCGAACAGGTAACAGTCGCCTGGACACCCTTTTCAGTTCGACCGGTTTGCAGTTGCGCCTAACGGCCACCGACGACGATCGTGACGGTCGATAGACAATAGATGCCTGCACCCGAAAGGCTGCCCGGGGGACGTCGCAAGCCTCGTCGAGACACCGTCTCCGGCGGTGCGAAGCACGTGGATGCTGATCGCTCTTAACCCTTCTTGCGCGAACTCGTGCGTCGAAAGCAGGGTGGGTGACCATTGCGGGTGACATGGGCCTTTGACGGGCATTCCAAGCCTTCTCAGGCACAACGTCGCGACATAGTTCGTTGGCTTTCCCTAGAGATACGGCTTAATTTGCGGCGGGTTCTGACTGGGGCGGGCATCTGTTCGCCTGCATTGCTGGAGGCTGCCGGTCTGCACAGCCCCCCCGTCAATGGTTAGACCGAACCTACTTGCCGAAAATGGCGCGCAAAGCGGTCCGCGACCGGGCCGTCAATTTCGGATCGGTCTGGCCCGAGGCATCGCGAATCTCCTCGAGCCAAGCCCGCTCGTTCAAGGTTGTCGCGGTTCCGAAGACTTCGAGGACGGCAACTGATGCGGTCGGGCCGATTGCCTGTTCCAGGGTGAGACGCATCAGGAACGCTGGGTCTGTCTCAAGTGCCCGCGCTAGGGCAGGAACACGGTCGAGCGGAATTTTTGTCGATCCATTTTTGATCATTGTGATCAAGTTTGGGGTCATGAAGCCTGCCTCATGGGCAATCTCCTTCTGCTTCTTCCGATGGCGAAGCAACTCGGTCTGCCGGCGCACGAAGAGTGCGGCAGGGGTGTTCTCGTAGGGATTGGGCATGGTCGTCTCTTTCGTCTGTTGCGATCTGAGACGAATCTATGCGGCTATTTCAGCAACTACGCTTGGGAACAGCAGGTCGCCTGCCGGGAAGTGCGAAGTCGTAGAAGAGACGCGAAGAGGCGATGGAGATGCTTCGGGACCCCGCAGGCATTCCCCGACCGGACCCTCCACTCCCGACCAAAATCGAACCCACGTTTGTCGCATAAGGAGCGAATGAAGGCTCTCGGAACCTCTAGTTCCGCCATGGGGTTCATTACGTTGAGTATCGGCGGGCTCGGGCCAGCGATTGAAGAGGTGAACAAAAGCGAAGTGTCCGGCGGTCCTATAGCACTCTGGCTTTTCACCGGCATGGGTTTGGGCGTGGTTCAACAAGTGATACTGTGGAACCTGAAAAGGGAGAAACGCGATGTATGACGATCCTACCACGATAGCGATGTTCGGCGGATTGGCTGTGGCGATTGTGGCCTACGCCGTCTATCTGATCCGGTCCTGAGTTATGACCATGCCTGTGGAATATGGCTACACCCTGATTGCAGTCATCTTTGGAGCTTTTGTGCTGGCTCTGAACTGGTGGGATGATCGCCAGTTTGAGCGGAAGCATGGCAAGCCGGACAAGGGCAAGTAGTGGACCCTGCAATAACAGTCCCGTTGATCGTGGTGGCCTCCGGCGCTCTGGACGGTGGGATACGCTCGCCGACGCCCGACGAAAACCTTTTCATGGCGCTGGCGTTGATCACCTTCGCCGGGGGCACAATGTTCGTTTTCTGGGCGCTTTCAAGCGAGAGCAAGGTGGCACAGGGCTTTTGCCGCATGGTGGACAAGGTCAATGATCTTCTGACATTCGGGAGGAACAGGTGATGGACCAATCAACGATGATGGTTACCATGCTGACTTGGGGCGTGTTTGACGGAGAGACCAGAACCGACCCCTTGACGGCGAACGATCTTGTTGGCCTCCTGGCCCTGGTCGGCGTTGGAGCGGCAGCGTTCGGGATCTTCAAGCTGGTCGATTGGCTTGACCCATGAACATCCCCGGCGAATACGGCCCCGCAATCTTTGGTGGCGCTTTCCTGATCTTTGGCCTTGCTTTGAATTGGTGGAGTGACCGTGGCATCCGCAAGCACAACGAGCGGGTCCGAAAAGAGCGAAATGAGAGGGCAAAATGGCAGACCCCGCTGTGATGATCCTCTTCGGCGCAATGGGCGTCGTGCTCTTGGGTCTGATCGGGTGGTTTTGCTGGTCAGAGGGCATACCCCTCCGCACCGTCGCCATCGTTTCGGCCATCATTGGGGCGATCTACGGATTCGTCTACTATGCCGAGACCGTTATCAGGGACCCGGAAATCTGGGCCATGTTCGTGGGCCTGCTTCTTCTCATCCTCGGAATGGGTTACGGCATGTGGCTCATACGGCGGGGCAAGCCATGAGCCTACCCAACACAGAGCTCGACCGCCGACGGGCAGAATTGAACAGGGTCATCGCTCAGGAGCGCAAACGCGTGACTGAGGAGCTGGACATGAGGCGTCAGGGCACAGTGACCCCATGGTCAACGATCATACTTGCCCTTGCGGCAGGCGCTGGCCTGATGGCGATATTTCAGCAGGTGTTTCCAGCATGAGCGACAAAGTCACCAACGAGATGATCCTGGAGATCATAAAGCAGATGCAAGCCCGTTTCGACGAGATCGAAGCAATCCTGGCGGAAGCTCGGAAAGACCAACGCAGCTTCAACGAGGAGATGGCGCGTCTTCGTGAGCAGCAGGAGCTTCGGAGGCAGAACCGCACACATTCTAACCCCTGACTTATAGGCTCTTGAAGGACGCAACTGATCCGGTCAATGCGGTAGGGCCGCTTCCCTTAACGTGTGCCTGCGCAGACGATCCGGGAGGCGGCGTGCCGGGGTGGGTGATCTGCCGCAGCGCGGGTCCTTCGTCCAGCCGGCGAG
Above is a window of Paracoccus liaowanqingii DNA encoding:
- a CDS encoding helix-turn-helix domain-containing protein; its protein translation is MPNPYENTPAALFVRRQTELLRHRKKQKEIAHEAGFMTPNLITMIKNGSTKIPLDRVPALARALETDPAFLMRLTLEQAIGPTASVAVLEVFGTATTLNERAWLEEIRDASGQTDPKLTARSRTALRAIFGK
- a CDS encoding tyrosine-type recombinase/integrase, with the translated sequence MRLVTQGQTIVIATRTGSKKGVLHLTRRVPKRYASVEPRKLVSFSLHTDSMSAAVVKAAAVWDQFIAGLEAKLAGDTTDAEQRFAAARDLAEAKGFRFLRSDKVAQLPLEQLRDRFAAISGFDEHSEKLDKREAAALLGGVAEPPLTITRCLELYWTLSKDKRLGKAPDQVRRWENPRKKAIGNLIQVIGDKAIQEITGDDMLDFRNWWLERIEEEDLAAASANKDLIHLGDVLKTVNKMKRLGLVLPLTDLKLKESEAKRRPPFSRTWITDKLLAPGALNGLNAEARAILLAMINTGCRPSELAALTENTIHLEHNVPHISIEAELRQVKTSYAQRKVPLLGVSLEAMRAFPSGFPRYRDSSASLSATVNKFLRENGLMESPGHVLYSLRHAFEDRMLAAGIDDRIRRDLFGHRLTRERYGDGASLAQKQEMLQAAAL
- the fni gene encoding type 2 isopentenyl-diphosphate Delta-isomerase, whose product is MTEISRRKSDHLRIVAEGRGEQQGLDSGFDRVRFQHRALPELDMAAIDCGTRFLGRDMAAPLLVSAMTGGPDEAERINRHIAEACAQLGLALSVGSQRIAVEAGGAGGLGASLRAIAPKIPILGNIGAVQLNYGFGLDEAQRAVDMIGADALILHLNPLQEAIQEGGDRDFSGLLARITALAAALPVPLGVKEVGAGLSAPLARRLIEAGVTILDVAGAGGTSWARVEAERGPERLQALAAPFHDWGIPTATALRGVAPLMRPGGVLIGSGGVRHGLDVARAIRLGADLAGQAARALPAARDSTEALVDHLQDVITQLRIAMFCTGSGDLAALRQAPLLQMQPGGQWSQAAGMEKDDGEA
- a CDS encoding fatty acid desaturase gives rise to the protein MTDQTHHRPDTLTATNLALAGGIVLAWLALHVHALWFLDAAAHPVIAALNFLALTWLSVGLFIIAHDAMHGAVVPGRPSANAAIGSLVLWLYAGFSWRKMIVKHMAHHRHAGTDDDPDFDHGGPVRWYARFIGTYFGWREGLILPVIVTTYALILGDRWMYVVFWPLPSILASMQLFVFGTWLPHRPGHDHFPDRHNARSSRISDPLSLLTCFHFGGYHHEHHLHPTVPWWRLPSTRKTVTDMKGPRP